The following are encoded in a window of Longimicrobium sp. genomic DNA:
- the nuoL gene encoding NADH-quinone oxidoreductase subunit L, with protein MLLLQAAEAAHGAPAAAAAHGAEAASHGATFHPVLPWLILALPLLGFLVNGLIALYAARKALPAVPPVGDPYWDTHGHDAHHAHAAAPALAHAHAAAPSEQEHLDSGLRPNPADHADDHAHHAHAHDAHGHDAHGHDAHDDHGHHGPKPWTHVAPSFIAPGVLLAAFAIAVLNWMNMRGAGTFEDIKGWEWMPVGDLQVGFDLLLDPLSMVMTLIITGVGSLIHIFSIGYMKEDPGYPRFMAYLNLFIFFMLILVLGSSYPLMFVGWEGVGLCSYLLIGFWFKEKANADAGKKAFIVNRIGDFGFLIAMFLLFVNVGTLTFSEVMQRAPSELEFGGAVATAIALFFFLGAAGKSAQLPLYVWLPDAMAGPTPVSALIHAATMVTAGVYLVVRSSVIFTMAPRASLVVAVVGTLTALFAATIGLKQWDIKKVLAYSTVSQLGFMFAAVGMGAYTAGVFHLMTHAFFKACLFLGSGAVIHAMHGAFHATHNPADAQDMRNMGGLKRHLPITFATMGIATLAIAGVPPFAGFFSKDEIIGAAWLGADGANPLAAGMSQIGMDPTPWMWAIGVILTLTAFITAFYMGRMMIYTFFGRFRGTDTERSHLHEGNWTLTLPLIVLALLSTVGGLLNVEKQVFDHVPVIGPMFNAMAIGGDATLHHWIHPVIAGSETVMRENAPNAAEPHHAAWPIFLAIAIGLGGLALAWALVSKRNDRVRTADVEPAYEGGLQKALYNKWYVDEFYDRTVVKPVNFLSRLQWGFDRGIDGMVDGFGRMAQALGLWMGRAQTGYVNTYAFVLIVGVLVVLGSFMAL; from the coding sequence ATGCTCCTCCTTCAAGCCGCCGAAGCGGCGCACGGCGCGCCGGCCGCCGCCGCCGCGCACGGCGCCGAAGCGGCCTCGCACGGCGCCACGTTCCACCCGGTGCTGCCCTGGCTGATCCTGGCCCTGCCGCTGCTGGGCTTTCTGGTCAACGGCCTGATCGCGCTGTACGCCGCGCGCAAGGCGCTGCCCGCCGTTCCCCCCGTGGGCGACCCGTACTGGGACACGCACGGGCACGACGCGCACCACGCCCACGCCGCCGCCCCGGCCCTGGCGCACGCCCACGCGGCCGCGCCCAGCGAGCAGGAGCACCTGGACAGCGGCCTGCGTCCCAATCCGGCGGACCATGCGGACGACCATGCGCATCACGCCCATGCGCACGACGCGCACGGCCATGATGCGCATGGTCATGATGCGCACGACGACCACGGGCACCACGGCCCCAAGCCGTGGACGCACGTCGCGCCGTCGTTCATCGCGCCGGGCGTGCTGCTGGCCGCGTTCGCCATCGCCGTGCTCAACTGGATGAACATGCGCGGGGCGGGGACGTTCGAAGACATCAAGGGCTGGGAGTGGATGCCCGTCGGCGATCTGCAGGTTGGGTTCGACCTGCTGCTGGACCCGCTCTCGATGGTGATGACGCTGATCATCACCGGCGTGGGCTCGCTGATCCACATCTTCTCCATCGGCTACATGAAGGAGGACCCCGGGTACCCGCGCTTCATGGCGTACCTGAACCTCTTCATCTTCTTCATGCTGATCCTGGTCCTGGGATCGTCCTATCCGCTGATGTTCGTGGGCTGGGAGGGCGTGGGCCTGTGCAGCTACCTGCTGATCGGCTTCTGGTTCAAGGAAAAGGCGAACGCCGACGCGGGGAAGAAGGCGTTCATCGTCAACCGCATCGGCGACTTCGGGTTCCTGATCGCCATGTTCCTGCTGTTCGTGAACGTGGGCACGCTCACGTTCAGCGAGGTGATGCAGCGGGCGCCGTCGGAGCTGGAGTTCGGCGGGGCGGTGGCGACGGCGATCGCGCTCTTCTTCTTCCTGGGCGCCGCGGGCAAGAGCGCGCAGCTGCCGCTGTACGTGTGGCTCCCCGACGCCATGGCCGGCCCCACGCCGGTCTCGGCGCTGATCCATGCGGCGACGATGGTGACGGCCGGCGTGTACCTGGTCGTCCGCTCGTCGGTGATCTTCACCATGGCGCCCCGGGCCTCGCTGGTTGTGGCCGTCGTGGGCACGCTGACGGCACTGTTCGCGGCGACCATCGGCCTGAAGCAGTGGGACATCAAGAAGGTGCTGGCGTATTCCACCGTGTCGCAGCTGGGCTTCATGTTCGCCGCGGTGGGGATGGGCGCGTACACGGCGGGCGTGTTCCACCTGATGACCCACGCCTTCTTCAAGGCCTGCCTCTTCCTGGGCTCGGGCGCGGTGATCCACGCCATGCACGGCGCTTTCCACGCCACGCACAACCCGGCCGACGCGCAGGACATGCGCAACATGGGCGGGCTGAAGCGGCACCTGCCGATCACGTTCGCCACGATGGGCATCGCCACGCTGGCCATCGCCGGTGTGCCGCCGTTCGCCGGCTTCTTCTCCAAGGACGAGATCATCGGCGCGGCCTGGCTGGGCGCGGACGGCGCCAACCCGCTCGCGGCGGGAATGAGCCAAATCGGGATGGATCCGACGCCCTGGATGTGGGCCATCGGCGTCATCCTGACCCTGACGGCGTTCATTACGGCCTTCTACATGGGCCGGATGATGATCTACACCTTCTTCGGCCGGTTCCGCGGGACGGACACGGAGCGCAGCCACCTGCACGAGGGAAACTGGACGCTGACGCTGCCGCTGATCGTGCTGGCGCTCCTGTCGACCGTTGGCGGCCTGCTGAACGTCGAGAAGCAGGTGTTTGACCACGTGCCGGTGATTGGCCCGATGTTCAACGCCATGGCCATCGGTGGCGATGCGACGCTGCATCATTGGATTCACCCGGTGATCGCCGGTTCGGAGACGGTGATGCGCGAGAACGCGCCGAACGCGGCGGAGCCGCACCACGCCGCGTGGCCGATCTTCCTGGCCATCGCAATCGGCCTGGGCGGGCTGGCGCTGGCCTGGGCACTGGTGAGCAAGCGCAACGACCGCGTGCGGACGGCGGACGTGGAGCCGGCGTACGAGGGCGGGCTGCAGAAGGCGCTCTACAACAAGTGGTACGTGGACGAGTTCTACGACCGCACGGTGGTGAAGCCGGTGAACTTCCTGTCGCGCCTGCAGTGGGGCTTCGACCGAGGCATCGACGGCATGGTCGACGGGTTCGGCCGCATGGCGCAGGCGCTGGGGCTGTGGATGGGCCGGGCCCAGACCGGATACGTGAACACCTACGCGTTCGTGCTGATCGTGGGTGTGCTGGTGGTGCTGGGCAGCTTCATGGCCCTTTGA
- the nuoK gene encoding NADH-quinone oxidoreductase subunit NuoK, whose protein sequence is MEHVPLQYSLALSAILFSIGVAGVVIRRNAIVLFICIELMLNAVNLAFVSLSPYAGVQGQVFVFFVIAVAAAEAAVGLAIIISVFRHSESVDIKNFSLLRW, encoded by the coding sequence GTGGAGCACGTTCCGCTGCAGTACTCGCTGGCGCTCAGCGCCATCCTGTTCTCCATCGGCGTCGCGGGGGTGGTCATCCGCCGCAACGCGATCGTCCTGTTCATCTGCATCGAGCTCATGCTCAACGCCGTGAACCTGGCCTTCGTGTCGCTTTCGCCGTACGCCGGGGTGCAGGGGCAGGTGTTCGTCTTCTTCGTGATCGCCGTCGCCGCCGCCGAAGCCGCGGTGGGGCTGGCCATCATCATCTCGGTCTTCCGCCACAGCGAGTCGGTGGACATCAAGAACTTCAGCCTGCTACGGTGGTAG
- a CDS encoding NADH-quinone oxidoreductase subunit J, translating into MLTQILFFFFAACAIGSAVMVISRKNPVSSALWLIGTFFSLAAIYTLLGAFFIGIVQILVYAGAIMVLFLFVIMLLNLGNDYEVDIRGTGWKIMAGGAALVMIALLGRMFTGLPPTGVGADVGHAALAAQTAERGTVGLIGIPMYQEYVVPLQATAMLLLIAVVGAVALAKRKI; encoded by the coding sequence ATGCTGACCCAGATCCTGTTCTTCTTCTTCGCGGCCTGCGCCATCGGCTCGGCCGTGATGGTGATCTCGCGGAAGAACCCCGTGTCGAGCGCCCTGTGGCTGATCGGCACCTTCTTCTCGCTGGCCGCCATCTACACCCTGCTGGGCGCCTTCTTCATCGGCATCGTCCAGATCCTGGTGTACGCCGGCGCCATCATGGTGCTGTTCCTCTTCGTGATCATGCTGCTGAACCTGGGCAACGACTACGAGGTGGACATCCGCGGCACCGGGTGGAAGATCATGGCGGGGGGCGCCGCGCTGGTGATGATCGCGCTGCTGGGCCGCATGTTCACCGGCCTTCCGCCCACGGGCGTGGGCGCCGACGTGGGGCACGCCGCCCTGGCCGCGCAGACGGCCGAGCGCGGCACCGTGGGGCTGATCGGCATTCCCATGTACCAGGAGTACGTCGTTCCGCTCCAGGCCACGGCCATGCTGCTGCTGATCGCGGTGGTGGGCGCGGTGGCGCTGGCCAAGAGAAAGATCTGA
- a CDS encoding NADH-quinone oxidoreductase subunit I translates to MKRPVRKSSYIRATLSGMALTFRHLVQSAGDRSEKTIQYPDEKKQLSPRWRGTHVMETHDDGRPKCVACGLCPTICPANCIKLVPGEDDQGNRYPIVYEIDEFRCIFCGMCQEVCPVEAIHVGNHYEAGEYTRDNFVYDLDRLMKQTHPSTLLWDPADPAGE, encoded by the coding sequence ATGAAGCGCCCGGTGCGGAAGTCTTCGTACATCCGCGCCACGCTTTCGGGGATGGCGCTCACCTTCCGGCACCTGGTGCAGTCGGCGGGCGACCGGTCGGAAAAGACCATCCAGTATCCCGACGAGAAGAAGCAGCTGAGCCCGCGGTGGCGGGGAACGCACGTGATGGAGACGCACGACGACGGGCGTCCCAAGTGCGTGGCGTGCGGCCTGTGCCCCACCATCTGCCCGGCCAACTGCATCAAGCTGGTGCCGGGCGAGGACGACCAGGGCAACCGCTACCCGATCGTCTACGAGATCGACGAGTTCCGCTGCATCTTCTGCGGGATGTGCCAGGAGGTGTGCCCGGTGGAGGCAATCCACGTGGGCAACCACTACGAGGCGGGCGAGTACACGCGCGACAACTTCGTGTACGACCTGGACCGCCTGATGAAGCAGACGCACCCCAGCACGCTGCTGTGGGACCCGGCGGACCCGGCGGGGGAGTAA